From one Gossypium hirsutum isolate 1008001.06 chromosome D08, Gossypium_hirsutum_v2.1, whole genome shotgun sequence genomic stretch:
- the LOC107912273 gene encoding uncharacterized protein isoform X2, whose amino-acid sequence MASTAKAEGCPERGMKSRIKVDFQTASIRGSPPLSPNRVPKKFHLCHIQFQKIPTMEGQSQKMCSKVSTAAKYRGKQASERSRRLYRLEKLGLKLRNIRHVVIFILEDSCKFHNLVKNGL is encoded by the exons ATGGCCTCAACTGCAAAAGCAGAAG GATGTCCTGAAAGGGGAATGAAAAGCCGCATCAAAGTTGATTTTCAGACAGCATCCATCAGGGGGTCACCACCGCTCAGCCCCAATCGGGTGCCCAAGAAGTTTCACCTGTGCCACATCCAATTCCAGAAG ATACCAACAATGGAGGGACAGTCACAGAAGATGTGCTCCAAAGTTTCAACAGCCGCCAAGTACAGAGGGAAACAAGCATCAGAGCGTAGTCGTCGGTTGTATAGATTAGAGAAACTAGGGTTGAAATTGCGAAATATACGCCATGTTGTTATTTTTATCTTAGAAGATAGTTGTAAATTCCATAATCTTGTAAagaatggcttgtaa
- the LOC107912273 gene encoding uncharacterized protein isoform X1 — protein sequence MNYHKGVTFNNHIWEIKSHARVDRMKTSNGLNCKSRRYVFTDHHMQSQYSPVAIFDNNSRAGCPERGMKSRIKVDFQTASIRGSPPLSPNRVPKKFHLCHIQFQKIPTMEGQSQKMCSKVSTAAKYRGKQASERSRRLYRLEKLGLKLRNIRHVVIFILEDSCKFHNLVKNGL from the exons ATGAACTACCATAAGGGAGTCACCTTCAACAATCACATCTGGGAAATCAAGAGCCATGCCCGAGTGGACCGCATGAAGACAAGCAATGGCCTCAACTGCAAAAGCAGAAGGTATGTGTTTACAGACCACCATATGCAAAGCCAATACAGTCCAGTGGCTATTTTTGATAACAACTCCCGCGCAGGATGTCCTGAAAGGGGAATGAAAAGCCGCATCAAAGTTGATTTTCAGACAGCATCCATCAGGGGGTCACCACCGCTCAGCCCCAATCGGGTGCCCAAGAAGTTTCACCTGTGCCACATCCAATTCCAGAAG ATACCAACAATGGAGGGACAGTCACAGAAGATGTGCTCCAAAGTTTCAACAGCCGCCAAGTACAGAGGGAAACAAGCATCAGAGCGTAGTCGTCGGTTGTATAGATTAGAGAAACTAGGGTTGAAATTGCGAAATATACGCCATGTTGTTATTTTTATCTTAGAAGATAGTTGTAAATTCCATAATCTTGTAAagaatggcttgtaa
- the LOC107912284 gene encoding uncharacterized protein has protein sequence MVQLMRSGTPTAEPEACRDKAPVKLEIVEDSLEEEHGPVNKRSKLSPNLQQWSYDVNAFPIPPAQYNPLDEPSPLGLKLRKSPSLLDLIQMRLSQSQSGSSAAQAESLNSGVKKESKAVAATDKLKASNFPASILRIGHWEYKSRYEGDLVAKCYFAKHKLVWEVLEGGLKSKIEIQWSDIMGLKANCPDNGPGTLNVVLARQPLFFRETNPQPRKHTLWQTTSDFTDGQASIHRQHFLQCPQGLLNKHFEKLVQCDMRLNCLSRQPEIILDSPYFESRSSVFEDPSEPKGHDYGQGETGKGSTSSGFQNIASPVAAHSSSLEIEKGDSAVITSENMSREAPSPSSGSGVCEAVDSKGPRNWDQIKVPGLHPSMSMSDLMNHIGHRLSEHMTSENPSSENRPDCQEMLEDIAQYLLSDTQFTTASDEKSLMSRVNSLCCLLQKDNTTGTSSQANGENYDGGDDGKDVQLNRSHGFEFNITGKDDVKAFEGETKEVSSSRQAPGMSRKDSFSELLLHLPRIASLPKFLFNISEEDGERQAR, from the exons ATGGTGCAGTTGATGAGATCGGGAACTCCTACGGCGGAACCCGAAGCGTGCCGGGACAAGGCGCCGGTGAAATTGGAGATCGTAGAGGATTCTTTAGAGGAAGAACATGGCCCTGTTAATAAACGATCCAAACTTTCTCCAAATCTTCAACAG TGGAGCTACGATGTCAATGCTTTCCCGATCCCGCCAGCGCAATACAACCCGTTGGATGAGCCGAGCCCACTTGGTTTGAAGCTAAGGAAGAGTCCTTCACTTTTGGATTTGATCCAAATGCGCCTCTCTCAATCCCAAAGCGGTAGCTCAGCCGCCCAAGCTGAGAGCTTGAACTCTGGTGTCAAAAAGGAGAGTAAAGCTGTTGCCGCTACCGATAAGCTTAAAGCCTCAAATTTTCCAGCTTCCATTCTTCGAATCGGCCACTGGGAG TATAAGTCGAGGTATGAAGGTGATTTAGTGGCCAAGTGTTATTTTGCAAAGCATAAGCTTGTCTGGGAGGTGTTGGAAGGTGGGCTTAAGAGTAAGATTGAAATACAGTGGTCGGATATTATGGGTCTGAAGGCAAATTGTCCTGATAATGGACCCGGGACTTTGAATGTTGTG CTGGCTAGACAGCCCCTTTTCTTCCGGGAGACTAATCCGCAGCCTAGAAAACACACCTTATGGCAGACAACTTCAGATTTTACGGATGGTCAAGCTAGCATACATAG GCAACATTTTCTGCAGTGTCCCCAAGGGTTGTTAAACAAGCATTTTGAAAAACTGGTCCAATGTGATATGCGTTTGAACTGTTTAAGCAGACAGCCAGAGATAATTTTGGATTCACCGTACTTTGAATCACGGAGTTCTGTTTTTGAGGATCCCAGTGAACCTAAAGGGCATGACTATGGCCAAGGGGAGACTGGTAAAGGATCTACTAGCTCTGGCTTCCAGAATATAGCATCACCTGTTGCAGCTCACTCCTCGTCTTTGGAGATTGAGAAAGGGGATTCTGCTGTCATAACCTCGGAAAATATGTCTAGGGAAGCTCCGTCTCCCAGTTCAG GAAGCGGAGTTTGTGAAGCAGTGGATTCAAAGGGGCCTAGAAATTGGGACCAGATAAAAGTGCCGGGACTTCACCCTTCTATGTCCATGAGTGATCTTATGAACCACATTGGACACCGTCTTTCAGAACACATGACCTCCGAAAATCCATCCTCTGAAAATAGACCAGACTGCCAGGAAATGCTGGAGGATATTGCACAATACCTTCTGAGTGACACTCAATTTACAACAGCCTCTGATGAGAAATCCCTCATGTCAAGGGTGAATTCTCTGTGTTGTCTTTTGCAAAAGGACAATACAACAGGCACAAGCTCACAGGCAAATGGAGAAAATTACGATGGAGGTGATGATGGAAAAGATGTTCAGCTAAACAGAAGTCATGGGTTTGAGTTTAATATTACGGGCAAGGATGATGTGAAGGCTTTTGAAGGGGAAACAAAGGAAGTGTCTAGTAGCAGGCAGGCGCCAGGCATGTCAAGAAAAGACTCGTTTAGTGAGTTGCTGCTTCATCTTCCCCGAATCGCATCGCTCCCCAAGTTCTTGTTTAACATTTCAGAAGAAGATGGAGAGAGACAAGCTAGATAA
- the LOC107912291 gene encoding MLO-like protein 13, whose translation METVEPISLYYKPTWVVAAVCFVIILISLFAERGLNYLGKCLTHSNQDALFEALQKLKAELMLLGFISLLLNVFQGLISQICIPSHFESTMLPCKKHTEIKGHENYSPPAINNERHLLSEKSGSFSDHCSLQGKVPLLSTESFHELHILIFVVAVVHVVSCAVILVLGGARIRQWKPWEDSIKVAAGPAKVSHRHHLNNVLKKLAWGYWRRAAVISWIISFFKQFYSSVTMSEYIALREGFIMTNCLSHQEFDFHKDIVESLERDFRHVVGISWYQWLFVVVFLALNVEGWHTYFWLSFLPIVLLLLVGAKLEHIIVRLAQDVDVMKKHPGQEPAWVRPSDEYFWFNRPRLLLDFIHFILFQNAFEIAFFFWILWTYGFHSCMMEKKGYIITRLIIGVIVQVLCSYITLPLYALVTKMGTASMAELVSVPVQSPGII comes from the exons ATGGAAACGGTAGAGCCCATCTCTCTCTATTATAAACCAACATGGGTTGTTGCAGCCGTCTGTTTTGTCATTATTCTTATATCTCTTTTCGCTGAAAGAGGCCTTAATTACCTTGGAAAG TGCCTGACGCATAGCAATCAAGATGCACTATTTGAAGCTTTACAAAAACTAAAAGCAG AGTTGATGCTACTGGGATTCATTTCTCTTCTATTAAATGTCTTTCAAGGTCTAATAAGCCAAATCTGCATTCCGTCTCACTTTGAGTCCACTATGCTTCCATGCAAGAAGCACACCGAAATCAAAGGTCATGAAAACTATTCTCCTCCAGCCATAAACAATGAACGTCACCTGCTTTCGGAAAAGAGTGGCAGTTTTTCAGATCATTGCTCACTTCAG GGGAAGGTCCCGTTATTATCAACGGAGTCATTTCATGAGCTACACATTTTAATCTTTGTAGTGGCAGTTGTTCATGTAGTATCCTGTGCTGTTATATTGGTTCTTGGAGGAGCAAGG ATACGCCAATGGAAACCTTGGGAAGATTCGATTAAAGTAGCAGCAG GTCCAGCTAAAGTCTCTCATAGGCATCATCTCAATAACGTACTCAAAAAACTTGCATGGGGATATTGGAGAAGGGCAGCCGTCATAAGCTGGATT ATTTCATTTTTCAAACAGTTCTATAGCTCTGTTACCATGTCAGAGTACATAGCACTTCGAGAAGGTTTTATCATG ACCAATTGCCTTAGCCATCAAGAATTTGATTTTCACAAGGACATTGTGGAGTCGCTTGAAAGGGACTTCAGACATGTGGTTGGCATAAG CTGGTATCAGTGGTTATTTGTGGTAGTGTTTTTGGCATTGAATGTGGAag GATGGCATACGTATTTTTGGCTATCGTTTCTACCTATAGTG CTTCTACTTCTTGTTGGAGCCAAGTTAGAGCACATAATCGTCCGCTTAGCTCAGGATGTCGACGTGATGAAGAAGCATCCGGGGCAGGAACCAGCGTGGGTGAGACCTTCTGACGAATACTTCTGGTTTAACCGTCCTCGCCTCCTTCTCGACTTTATTCACTTTATCCTATTCCAAAATGCCTTTGAGATTGCATTCTTCTTCTGGATCTTG TGGACCTATGGTTTCCATTCATGCATGATGGAAAAAAAAGGCTACATCATCACTAGACTTATAATCGG TGTAATCGTTCAAGTTCTATGCAGTTACATCACACTGCCATTGTATGCTCTTGTCACTAAG ATGGGAACTGCTTCCATGGCGGAGTTGGTGTCGGTGCCGGTGCAGTCACCTGGGATcatttaa